Proteins from one Ranitomeya variabilis isolate aRanVar5 chromosome 1, aRanVar5.hap1, whole genome shotgun sequence genomic window:
- the LOC143795519 gene encoding uncharacterized protein LOC143795519 gives MSSTEYSSDEEFQPRQSEVDHVSEAAAAAEGSPRQSQSRRTRRRGRPSASQRAPAEEEDDDDDIDVDCLIEEVREREPLWNMADRRHADTGVTRRLWDEVCRTLFPRRESLHPQQQSKLVGKVRKRWRSLRDRFKREFNDEMKAPSGSAGRKRSRYKYGQALSFLRRTMLSRVTFSSHRAPASSSAPSGAIPPESATEGHVGRPHTSVPSSDPSVLSSDPSVPSTSSAPSSGALLQASLLASDAEQLAFPLPHPSDPATSTPPLGSWRQRQRGQERSYAPEFLHLNASFQGSFKILGEQVTAGFNMVQSRISETSQETSSRLDRLHSAVSPDPANLFFQSMLMSMEKLSFEQQMRVMNTCHNAALQAINESTHTPHHTSTPIPHQAPFPHHTPHYQTQPQYPHQQHYQTQLQSPHQHHYQTPRQSHYPTQSQYPTQSPQQSRPPDQITSPMFSLLNFSLPPTPTPPPSGQPLGLTPPSTAPQTSRVSPPIDVVQPSGPSSSHISTQQFENL, from the exons gctgctgctgccgctgaaggctctcccagacagtcccagagtcggcggactcgtcgccgcggtcggccatca gcttcacagcgtgctcccgcagaagaggaggatgatgatgatgacattgatgtagactgtctcatcgaggaggttcgtgagcgggagccgctgtggaacatggctgaccgcaggcatgcagataccggtgtcacccgtcggctctgggacgaagtgtgtcgcaccctgtttccaaggcgggagagccttcatcctcagcagcagagcaaactag ttggaaaggttaggaagcggtggcggtcactgagggatcgctttaagagggaattcaatgatgagatgaaggccccgagtggctctgcaggaaggaagaggagcagatataaatatggccaggccctctccttcctgaggcgaaccatgctaagcagagt caccttctccagccaccgggcgcctgcatcttcctctgcgccctctggagcgatccctcctgagtccgccactgagggccacgtcggtaggccccacacctctgtcccctcctctgacccctctgtcctctcctctgacccctctgtcccctccacttcatccgccccaagcagtggagcattattgcaggcttcattgctcgcatctgatgctgaacagttagcgttccctttaccccacccctctgatcctgccacctcgacaccaccattaggttcgtggcggcagcgccagaggggtcaggaaaggagctatgctcctgagttcttacacctgaatgcatccttccaaggctctttcaaaattttgggagagcaagtgactgctggtttcaacatggtgcaatcacgcatcagtgaaacaagccaggaaaccagcagtcgcttggataggctgcattcagctgtaagtcccgatccggccaacctttttttccaatccatgctcatgagcatggagaagctttcttttgagcaacagatgcgggtaatgaatacctgccataatgctgcactgcaggccattaatgaatcgacccacacacctcaccacacctccactccaattccacaccaggccccatttccacaccataccccccattaccaaacccagccccaatacccacaccagcagcattaccaaacccagctccaatccccacaccagcaccattaccaaaccccacgccagtcccactaccctacccagtcacaatacccgacccagtccccacaacaatcccggcccccagaccaaattacttccccaatgttttccttactgaacttttctcttccacctaccccaacaccacccccctctggtcagcctcttggtttaacccccccttccactgcaccacaaacaagtagggtttccccacctatcgacgtggtccaaccttccggcccatcctcctctcatatctccacccaacaatttgaaaatttgtaa